One part of the Humulus lupulus chromosome 9, drHumLupu1.1, whole genome shotgun sequence genome encodes these proteins:
- the LOC133802478 gene encoding uncharacterized protein LOC133802478 isoform X1: MAKKASSKLNIAVIHPDLGIGGAERLIVDVAVELASHGHKVHVFTSHHDKNRCFEETVSGTFPVTVYGSFLPRHIFYRFHALCAYLRCLFVALCVLVMWSSFDVILVDQVSVAIPLLKLKKSTKVVFYCHFPDLLLAQHTTLLRRVYRKPIDFVEEMTTGMADLILVNSKFTASTFANTFKHLDAQGVQPAVLYPAVNVDQFDEPKSIKPNFLSINRFERKKNMDLAISAFAMLHSLEDGDLQGCNLAEVSLTIAGGFDKRLRENVEYLKVLKSLAEKEGVSERVNFVTSCSTAERNALLSQCLCVLYTPKDEHFGIVPLEAMAAQKPVIACNSGGPVETVKHGITGYLCEPTPQEFSFAMAKFIQDTQMAERMGIEARRHVTESFSTMTFGRRLNQYLVEVASSKRD, from the exons ATGGCCAAGAAAGCTAGCTCGAAGTTAAACATCGCTGTAATTCATCCCGATCTTGGAATAG GTGGAGCTGAGAGATTGATTGTTGATGTGGCTGTTGAACTTGCGTCACATGGGCATAAAGTTCATGTCTTCACTTCACACCATGACAAGAATCGATGTTTTGAGGAGACGGTTTCTG GCACGTTTCCAGTCACAGTGTATGGTTCTTTTTTACCTCGACATATATTCTACCGTTTTCATGCTCTGTGTGCTTATCTTCGGTGCCTTTTTGTTGCACTCTGTGTATTAGTCATGTGGTCGTCTTTTGATGTAATTTTAGTAGACCAAGTTTCTGTTGCCATTCCATTATTGAAGCTCAAAAAATCAACTAAG gtTGTATTCTATTGTCATTTTCCAGATTTGTTGCTTGCTCAGCACACAACTCTTCTTAGGAGGGTTTACAGGAAGCCTATTGACTTTGTAGAAGAAATGACAACCG GAATGGCAGATCTAATTCTTGTTAATAGCAAGTTTACGGCCTCCACTTTTGCAAATACGTTCAAGCATCTTGATGCACAAGGAGTACAACCAGCTGTTCTTTACCCTGCAGTGAATGTGGATCAGTTTGATGAGCCTAAATCTATCAA GCCGAATTTTTTGTCCATCAACCGTTTTGAGAGGAAAAAGAACATGGACTTGGCAATTTCGGCTTTTGCTATGCTTCACTCCCTTGAAGATGGTGATCTTCAAGGTTGTAATCTGGCTGAAGTTTCACTAACTATTGCGG GTGGTTTCGATAAGCGCCTAAGGGAGAATGTCGAGTACTTGAAAGTGCTAAAAAGTTTAGCAGAGAAGGAAGGTGTTTCCGAACGGGTTAATTTTGTCACGTCTTGTTCCACAGCTGAGAGAAATGCACTTCTCTCCCAATGTTTATGTGTCCTCTATACACCAAAG GATGAGCACTTTGGCATTGTTCCTCTGGAGGCAATGGCAGCACAGAAACCCGTCATTGCATGCAATAGCGGGGGGCCTGTTGAGACGGTTAAACATGGCATAACAGGTTATCTTTGTGAGCCTACACCACAAGAGTTCTCATTTGCTATGGCGAAATTTATTCAGGACACACAGATGGCTGAGAGAATGGGCATAGAAGCACGCCGGCATGTTACCGAGTCCTTCTCTACGATGACATTTGGTCGGCGTTTGAATCAATACCTTGTTGAGGTTGCCAGTAGTAAGAGAGACTAA
- the LOC133802478 gene encoding uncharacterized protein LOC133802478 isoform X2, producing MAKKASSKLNIAVIHPDLGIGGAERLIVDVAVELASHGHKVHVFTSHHDKNRCFEETVSGTFPVTVYGSFLPRHIFYRFHALCAYLRCLFVALCVLVMWSSFDVILVDQVSVAIPLLKLKKSTKVVFYCHFPDLLLAQHTTLLRRVYRKPIDFVEEMTTGMADLILVNSKFTASTFANTFKHLDAQGVQPAVLYPAVNVDQFDEPKSIKPNFLSINRFERKKNMDLAISAFAMLHSLEDGDLQGGFDKRLRENVEYLKVLKSLAEKEGVSERVNFVTSCSTAERNALLSQCLCVLYTPKDEHFGIVPLEAMAAQKPVIACNSGGPVETVKHGITGYLCEPTPQEFSFAMAKFIQDTQMAERMGIEARRHVTESFSTMTFGRRLNQYLVEVASSKRD from the exons ATGGCCAAGAAAGCTAGCTCGAAGTTAAACATCGCTGTAATTCATCCCGATCTTGGAATAG GTGGAGCTGAGAGATTGATTGTTGATGTGGCTGTTGAACTTGCGTCACATGGGCATAAAGTTCATGTCTTCACTTCACACCATGACAAGAATCGATGTTTTGAGGAGACGGTTTCTG GCACGTTTCCAGTCACAGTGTATGGTTCTTTTTTACCTCGACATATATTCTACCGTTTTCATGCTCTGTGTGCTTATCTTCGGTGCCTTTTTGTTGCACTCTGTGTATTAGTCATGTGGTCGTCTTTTGATGTAATTTTAGTAGACCAAGTTTCTGTTGCCATTCCATTATTGAAGCTCAAAAAATCAACTAAG gtTGTATTCTATTGTCATTTTCCAGATTTGTTGCTTGCTCAGCACACAACTCTTCTTAGGAGGGTTTACAGGAAGCCTATTGACTTTGTAGAAGAAATGACAACCG GAATGGCAGATCTAATTCTTGTTAATAGCAAGTTTACGGCCTCCACTTTTGCAAATACGTTCAAGCATCTTGATGCACAAGGAGTACAACCAGCTGTTCTTTACCCTGCAGTGAATGTGGATCAGTTTGATGAGCCTAAATCTATCAA GCCGAATTTTTTGTCCATCAACCGTTTTGAGAGGAAAAAGAACATGGACTTGGCAATTTCGGCTTTTGCTATGCTTCACTCCCTTGAAGATGGTGATCTTCAAG GTGGTTTCGATAAGCGCCTAAGGGAGAATGTCGAGTACTTGAAAGTGCTAAAAAGTTTAGCAGAGAAGGAAGGTGTTTCCGAACGGGTTAATTTTGTCACGTCTTGTTCCACAGCTGAGAGAAATGCACTTCTCTCCCAATGTTTATGTGTCCTCTATACACCAAAG GATGAGCACTTTGGCATTGTTCCTCTGGAGGCAATGGCAGCACAGAAACCCGTCATTGCATGCAATAGCGGGGGGCCTGTTGAGACGGTTAAACATGGCATAACAGGTTATCTTTGTGAGCCTACACCACAAGAGTTCTCATTTGCTATGGCGAAATTTATTCAGGACACACAGATGGCTGAGAGAATGGGCATAGAAGCACGCCGGCATGTTACCGAGTCCTTCTCTACGATGACATTTGGTCGGCGTTTGAATCAATACCTTGTTGAGGTTGCCAGTAGTAAGAGAGACTAA